In Drosophila bipectinata strain 14024-0381.07 chromosome 2R, DbipHiC1v2, whole genome shotgun sequence, one genomic interval encodes:
- the pAbp gene encoding polyadenylate-binding protein, translating into MASLYVGDLHQDINESNLFDKFSSAGPVLSIRVCRDVMSRRSLGYAYVNFQQPADAERALDTMNFDLIRNKPIRIMWSQRDPSLRRSGVGNVFIKNLDKTIDNKAIYDTFSAFGNILSCKVATDEKANSKGYGFVHFETEEAANTSIDKVNGMLLNGKKVYVGKFIPRKEREKELGEKAKLFTNVYVKNFTEDFDDEKLKEFFEPYGKITSYKVMSKEDGKSKGFGFVAFETTEAAEAAVQALNGKDMGEGKSLYVARAQKKAERQQELKRKFEELKKKRHESAFGVNLYVKNLDDSIDDERLCKEFSPYGTITSAKVMTDEEGRSKGFGFVCFISANEATCAVTELNGRVVGSKPLYVALAQRKEERKAHLASQYMRHMTGMRMQQLGQIFPPSATGGFFVPTIPPNQRFFGPQMTTPMRNTPRWATPVRPAATVQSVQAGAAAAAAGGFQGAAGAVPTQFRSAAAGARGGQSQQVQGTHAAAAAAANNMRNTGARAITGQQTVAAPNMQIAGAQIAGGAQQRASNYKYTSNMRNPPVQQMPQAQPMPPQLQGKNSEKLIASLLANAKPQEQKQILGERLYPMIERMHPSLAGKITGMLLEIENSELLHMIEDQEALKAKVEEAVAVLQVHRVTEPAN; encoded by the exons ATGGCTTCTCTATACGTCGGTGATCTCCACCAGGATATCAACGAATCGAATCTTTTCGACAAGTTCTCGAGCGCTGGTCCCGTACTGTCCATTCGTGTCTGCCGCGATGTGATGAGCCGTCGCTCGTTGGGTTATGCCTACGTCAACTTCCAGCAGCCAGCCGATG CTGAGCGTGCTCTGGACACCATGAATTTCGACCTGATCCGCAACAAGCCCATTCGCATAATGTGGTCTCAGCGTGATCCTTCGCTGCGCCGCTCCGGCGTCGGCAACGTCTTCATCAAGAACTTGGACAAGACGATCGACAACAAGGCCATCTACGACACGTTCTCCGCCTTCGGTAACATCCTGAGCTGCAAAGTCGCCACCGATGAGAAGGCCAATTCCAAAGGCTACGGCTTCGTTCATTTCGAGACCGAGGAGGCAGCCAACACGTCCATCGACAAAGTCAACGGAATGTTGCTCAACGGCAAGAAGGTCTACGTGGGCAAGTTCATTCCCCGCAAGGAGCGCGAGAAGGAGCTCGGCGAGAAGGCCAAGCTCTTCACCAATGTCTATGTGAAGAACTTCACTGAGGACTTTGATGATGAGAAGCTCAAGGAGTTCTTTGAGCCCTATGGCAAGATCACCAGTTACAAG GTCATGTCCAAGGAAGATGGCAAGAGCAAGGGCTTTGGCTTCGTGGCCTTTGAGACTACAGAGGCTGCTGAGGCTGCCGTTCAGGCCCTCAATGGCAAGGATATGGGCGAAGGCAAGTCCCTATATGTCGCCCGCGCCCAGAAGAAGGCCGAGCGCCAGCAGGAATTGAAGCGCAAATTCGAGGAGCTCAAGAAGAAGCGCCACGAGTCTGCCTTCGGCGTCAACTTGTACGTTAAGAACTTGGATGATTCCATCGATGACGAGCGCCTGTGCAAGGAGTTCTCACCCTACGGTACCATTACCTCTGCCAAGGTGATGACCGACGAAGAGGGTCGCTCCAAGGGATTCGGTTTCGTGTGCTTTATTTCGGCCAATGAGGCCACCTGCGCTGTGACTGAGTTGAACGGTCGCGTCGTTGGCAGCAAGCCTTTGTACGTGGCATTGGCTCAGCGCAAGGAGGAGCGCAAGGCCCACTTGGCCTCACAGTACATGCGCCACATGACTGGTATGCGCATGCAGCAGCTGGGCCAGATCTTCCCGCCCAGCGCTACCGGCGGCTTCTTTGTGCCGACCATCCCGCCCAACCAGCGATTCTTTGGCCCACAGATGACCACTCCCATGCGCAACACTCCGCGATGGGCGACTCCTGTACGCCCAGCAGCCACGGTGCAAAGTGTGCAGGCCggcgctgccgccgccgctgctggtGGCTTCCAGGGCGCAGCCGGTGCGGTGCCTACACAGTTCCGCTCGGCTGCGGCCGGTGCCCGTGGTGGTCAGTCCCAGCAGGTGCAGGGCACGcacgccgccgctgccgccgcgGCTAATAACATGCGTAACACAGGCGCTCGTGCCATTACCGGTCAGCAGACCGTCGCTGCTCCCAACATGCAAATTGCCGGAGCCCAAATTGCTGGCGGAGCTCAGCAACGTGCTTCCAACTACAAGTACACCTCCAACATGCGCAACCCTCCAGTTCAGCAGATGCCTCAGGCTCAGCCTATGCCTCCGCAACTGCAAGGCAAAA ATTCCGAGAAGCTTATTGCTTCGCTTTTGGCTAATGCCAAGCCCCAGGAGCAGAAGCAGATCCTCGGCGAGCGTCTGTACCCGATGATTGAGCGCATGCACCCCTCATTGGCGGGCAAGATCACCGGCATGTTGCTGGAGATCGAGAACTCTGAGCTCTTGCACATGATTGAGGATCAGGAGGCCCTTAAGGCTAAGGTCGAAGAGGCTGTGGCCGTGCTGCAAGTGCACCGCGTCACCGAGCCTGCAAACTAA
- the Pcl gene encoding polycomb protein Pcl — MMNNHYHLPHEHPPPNVAHQFLQQASQLPVAGNGTAPGTTYGYLPQPAGQQPQWMTTTYQILPQAQAIAGGATGGSTSVPKRYYTTSAQSPHPNTIQITNSFAQHSNPTKQQAPVASSSSSGPSSFKTNNIRIISTAPNVYGLSKTAQEQHPIYAPVQSYYLPNSATQSGAQLNTLMAKQLQPPPLVPVSTSSSPPSTVVLDRINICINNHYAESPAALSSSSLSSSQQPSPIIPAIQHKAILPLIDSSTADSSSCSSSSVSSSSYGGGTTTSAAVVIVDEPDSTTTTPQTPPTTPETMISPGKSSPSPPPPSLLKTTSQMKQSFKPIEAAPPTPLTPPSPPPPLASAPPTVTYALQEDVFIKCNDGRFYLGTIIEQTTEQYLIRFDDKSEQWCEPDKLRKLGGSSSCGGTGGGGSGSESSSSSATGPMCVACKRSDIDDVVEICERCGRGYHRGCTMEIITGSGIWCCKRCAKPMKMQQSVNLDNLKPAGICRQFPYHLDKLSWDEKHRVNMEQIYCYCGKPGKFDHSMLQCCKCRNWFHTQCLQNFKQKLLRGDMFFVFCCTVCNEGVEFVRRLQIDWVDVLHIALYNLRKHQHQKYYHLLKDIWPFILEQRHQLPICEQWRTMPETALMERIKQTLKDHTDRFVCGREFKRAPAFYALRHGIPPLTPKVFLQAHEQPTDELLTTKFNLVLMPFDEVEKNRGEDPSKRAPKDVYEFHTDEDEQVETSEDDIPIKQIIEKAKKQAIKSVDEMELALPDKPEKMDTVELDLADDNANDGDPGKLPAPIQPLLNTNSSRKRKAFRLSKRYDNSRNHCDLSSDENSSSSRGTSSLDLIIPPPANFLGRNNPFLMATPKKSAPSRGVGIGAGVGVNDIINSIFKLKGSAKEQPRMVRTIKRRLSAKDITIGPNQEVRRRRTRRLTTAVEVISTTTINPIPSHYLPIYAKDLQPPAPPIGKPTHGRLLRQRPQKTSPSQSRRNSTSSTATTSSNGGGVTGHSMLDLKQSVNKYFGGAMNRIDAGESFAIRAKRRMGNGQVQYLVEWGGDAAATATATVSAMGN, encoded by the exons ATGATGAACAATCACTACCACTTGCCGCACGAGCACCCGCCGCCCAATGTGGCACACCAGTTCTTGCAGCAGGCGTCTCAGCTTCCGGTAGCTGGAAACGGCACTGCCCCAGGCACTACGTACGGCTACCTGCCCCAGCCGGCTGGACAGCAGCCGCAGTGGATGACCACGACTTATCAAATACTGCCCCAGGCGCAGGCGATCGCCGGCGGGGCCACCGGTGGTTCCACATCGGTGCCCAAGCGATATTATACCACCTCAGCCCAGTCACCTCATCCGAACACCATTCAGATTACAAACAGCTTCGCACAACATAGCAACCCCACGAAGCAACAGGCTCCTGTGGCCAGCTCTTCCTCATCCGGGCCAAGTTCCTTCAAGACCAACAATATACGGATTATCTCGACGGCTCCCAATGTCTACGGGCTGAGCAAGACAGCCCAGGAACAACATCCCATTTATGCGCCGGTTCAATCCTACTATTTGCCAAATTCTGCGACTCAATCGGGTGCCCAACTGAACACGTTAATGGCTAAACAGCTCCAGCCGCCTCCACTGGTGCCTGTGAGCACATCCTCCTCGCCGCCATCTACCGTGGTTCTGGACCGCATCAACATATGCATTAATAACCACTACGCCGAGTCCCCCGCCGCCCTTAGTTCGTCGTCATTGAGTTCGTCGCAGCAGCCGTCACCTATTATCCCGGCCATCCAGCACAAGGCCATCCTGCCGCTCATTGACAGCAGCACAGCTGatagcagcagctgcagcagcagctccgtCTCCAGCAGCAGTTATGGCGGTGGGACGACCACTTCGGCGGCTGTGGTGATTGTGGATGAACCGGATTCGACGACCACAACACCGCAAACTCCACCAACCACTCCGGAGACGATGATCTCGCCCGGAAAGTCTTCGCCCTCGCCTCCGCCTCCCTCGCTGCTCAAGACGACCAGCCAAATGAAGCAAAGCTTCAAGCCAATCGAAGCAGCACCGCCCACACCTCTAACTCCACCGTCCCCACCACCGCCCCTGGCTTCGGCGCCACCAACAGTCACATACGCTCTCCAGGAAGACGTATTCATAAAATGCAACGACGGCCGATTCTACCTGGGAACCATAATTGAGCAGACGACGGAGCAATACCTCATTAGGTTTGACGATAAATCCGAGCAGTGGTGCGAGCCCGACAAGCTGCGAAAGCTGGGCGGAAGCAGTTCCTGTGGCGGCACCGGAGGTGGCGGATCCGGCTCTGAGTCCTCCAGCAGTTCCGCCACCGGACCAATGTGCGTGGCCTGCAAGCGATCCGACATTGACGATGTTGTGGAGATCTGTGAACGGTGCGGAAGAGGTTACCATCGGGGATGCACGATGGAAATAATCACTGGCAGCGGTATCTGGTGCTGCAAGCGCTGTGCCAAGCCAATGAAAATGCAGCAGTCGGTCAACCTGGACAACCTCAAGCCGGCGGGAATCTGTCGCCAATTTCCCTACCAT TTGGATAAGCTCAGCTGGGATGAGAAACATCGGGTGAACATGGAACAGATCTACTGCTACTGCGGCAAGCCAGGAAAATTCGATCACAGCATGTTGCAATGCTGCAAGTGCCGCAATTGGTTTCACACCCAATGCTTGCAGAACTTTAAACAGAAACTGCTTCGCGGAGAtat GTTCTTCGTGTTCTGCTGCACTGTCTGCAACGAGGGCGTTGAGTTTGTGCGGAGACTGCAGATAGATTGGGTGGATGTGCTCCACATTGCCCTTTACAATCTACGCAAGCACCAGCACCAGAAATACTACCACTTGCTGAAGGATATTTGGCCCTTCATTCTCGAACAGCGCCATCAGCTGCCCATCTGCGAACAGTGGCGCACGATGCCGGAAACTGCACTCATGGAGCGCATCAAGCAGACATTAAAGGACCATACGGACCGGTTTGTCTGCGGCAGGGAATTCAAGAGGGCCCCAGCTTTTTACGCACTGCGCCACGGCATACCGCCACTGACCCCAAAAGTGTTCCTCCAGGCCCACGAACAGCCGACTGATGAACTTCTGACAACCAAGTTCAATCTCGTACTGATGCCTTTCGATGAGGTGGAGAAAAATCGGGGGGAAGACCCTTCGAAGAGAGCGCCCAAAGATGTATACGAGTTTCATACGGACGAGGATGAACAGGTGGAGACTAGCGAGGATGACATCCCGATCAAGCAAATTATCGAAAAGGCGAAAAAACAGGCCATCAAAAGTGTCGATGAAATGGAGTTGGCATTGCCGGATAAGCCTGAGAAAATGGATACGGTTGAACTCGATCTGGCCGATGACAATGCCAATGATGGAGATCCGGGCAAGCTGCCAGCACCCATTCAACCACTTCTGAATACAAACAGCAGTCGCAAGCGCAAGGCCTTCCGCCTCTCCAAGCGCTACGATAACAGCCGCAATCATTGTGATCTTTCGTCCGACGAAAACTCGAGCAGCAGCCGTGGCACCAGTTCGCTGGACCTCATCATACCACCGCCAGCCAACTTTTTGGGCCGCAATAACCCCTTCTTGATGGCAACGCCCAAGAAGTCTGCCCCCAGTCGTGGTGTTGGGATTGGAGCGGGCGTCGGTGTGAATGATATCATAAATAGCATTTTTAAACTCAAGGGATCTGCCAAGGAGCAGCCGCGCATGGTGCGCACAATAAAGCGAAGACTGAGTGCCAAAGACATCACCATTGGACCCAATCAGGAGGTGCGCCGACGTCGCACTCGCCGCCTAACGACTGCCGTTGAG GTCATCAGCACCACAACCATAAATCCCATTCCTAGCCACTACCTTCCCATATATGCCAAAGATTTGCAGCCTCCAGCGCCACCGATTGGTAAACCGACGCATGGACGACTGTTGCGACAGCGACCGCAGAAGACGTCGCCGAGCCAAAGTCGCCGGAATTCGACCAGCTCCACAGCAACCACCAGCAGTAACGGCGGTGGAGTAACAGGACATTCCATGCTGGACCTTAAACAGTCGGTGAACAAGTACTTTGGCGGCGCCATGAATCGCATCGATGCAGGAGAATCGTTTGCTATACGGGCCAAGCGGCGGATGGGAAACGGGCAGGTTCAGTACCTGGTGGAATGGGGAGGCGATGCAGCGGCCACAGCCACGGCAACGGTCTCGGCGATGGGAAACTAA